A window of Cryptomeria japonica chromosome 3, Sugi_1.0, whole genome shotgun sequence contains these coding sequences:
- the LOC131034278 gene encoding xyloglucan 6-xylosyltransferase 2 gives MRFPEVFSGRRVRQVQKAFHNAKVTLLCLFVTVMVLRGTIGAGKFGTPGQDLAEIREHLIVGRRGEPHRVLTEAAINEGGGKAEAGGVVEEEEEPEEPEVERDPNGPLYSLGPKISDWDEQRSEWLKKNPGFPNFLPNGRPRILLVTGSAPKACENPVGDHLLLKSIKNKIDYCRLHGIEIFYNMAHLDSEMSGFWAKLPLIRKLMLSHPEVEFIWWMDSDAMFTDMAFEPPYERYKDHNFVMHGWEELVYNRKNWIGLNTGSFLLRNCQWSLDILDAWAPMGPKGKIRTEAGKLLTNYLTGRPEFEADDQSAIVYLLITQREKWGNKVYLESAYYLHGYWGILVDKYEEMIEKYHPGLGDHRWPLVTHFVGCKPCGKFGDYPVEQCLKQMERAYNFGDNQILQIYGFTHKNLSSRKVRQTRNQTDRPLEVKDELGLLHPPFKAVKLSSSE, from the coding sequence ATGCGGTTTCCGGAGGTGTTTTCAGGGCGTAGGGTGCGGCAGGTGCAGAAGGCGTTTCACAATGCCAAGGTGACGCTGTTGTGTTTGTTTGTCACTGTAATGGTGTTGAGGGGCACCATTGGAGCGGGCAAATTCGGGACGCCAGGGCAAGATCTTGCAGAGATCCGTGAGCATCTCATTGTGGGTCGCCGTGGGGAGCCGCATCGGGTGCTCACAGAGGCGGCCATTAATGAAGGGGGAGGGAAAGCTGAGGCTGGTGGTGTAGTGGAAGAGGAAGAGGAGCCGGAGGAGCCTGAGGTGGAGAGGGATCCCAATGGCCCGCTTTACAGCCTGGGGCCTAAGATCTCTGATTGGGACGAGCAGCGGAGCGAATGGCTGAAGAAAAACCCCGGGTTCCCCAACTTTTTGCCCAATGGACGGCCGCGCATTTTGCTGGTTACAGGGTCGGCCCCCAAGGCGTGTGAGAATCCAgtgggagatcatctcttgctcaaGTCGATTAAGAACAAGATCGATTATTGCAGACTTCATGGCATTGAGATTTTCTACAACATGGCGCATCTGGACTCGGAAATGTCAGGGTTTTGGGCGAAGTTGCCCCTGATCCGAAAGCTGATGCTGTCGCACCCCGAGGTGGAGTTCATCTGGTGGATGGACAGTGACGCTATGTTCACGGACATGGCCTTCGAGCCCCCCTACGAGAGGTACAAGGACCATAATTTTGTAATGCATGGGTGGGAAGAGCTTGTCTACAACCGCAAGAACTGGATCGGGCTCAACACGGGCTCCTTCCTGCTCCGCAACTGTCAGTGGTCACTGGACATTTTGGATGCGTGGGCGCCTATGGGACCCAAGGGCAAGATCCGCACAGAGGCCGGAAAGCTCCTTACAAACTATCTCACTGGCCGCCCCGAGTTCGAGGCCGACGACCAGTCGGCCATCGTTTACCTCCTCATCACGCAGAGAGAGAAATGGGGCAACAAGGTTTATCTGGAGAGCGCCTATTATCTCCATGGCTACTGGGGCATTCTCGTCGATAAGTATGAGGAAATGATCGAGAAGTACCATCCCGGCCTCGGGGATCACCGCTGGCCACTGGTTACTCACTTTGTGGGTTGCAAGCCCTGCGGCAAGTTTGGGGACTATCCGGTAGAGCAATGTCTTAAGCAGATGGAGAGGGCCTACAATTTTGGGGATAATCAGATCTTGCAAATATATGGTTTCACTCACAAGAATCTCAGCAGCCGAAAGGTCAGGCAGACGCGCAACCAGACTGACAGGCCGCTGGAAGTCAAAGACGAGCTTGGATTGTTGCATCCACCCTTCAAGGCTGTGAAACTCTCATCTTCAGAGTGA